A portion of the Edaphobacter lichenicola genome contains these proteins:
- a CDS encoding O-methyltransferase: MNQDLWTAVEKYLVSTLIHPDEAINETVQANASAGLPAIDVAPNEGKLLHLIARIQGATNILEIGTLGGYSTIWLARALPPTGRLITLELDPKHAAVAEKNIQRAGVSSLVDIRVGPAAESLARLHADLLIKKIEPFDLIFLDADKPNNPVYLAWAIKLSRPGTIIIGDNVIRDGEIIDANNTDPTVSGTRTFLEHLGNHPLLEATALQTVGSKGYDGFAIAIVKKSAA; encoded by the coding sequence ATGAATCAGGATCTCTGGACAGCAGTCGAGAAGTACCTCGTCAGCACTCTTATCCACCCTGACGAAGCCATCAACGAAACCGTACAGGCGAACGCCAGCGCTGGCCTTCCTGCGATCGACGTCGCACCCAACGAGGGCAAGCTCCTCCACCTGATCGCACGCATTCAGGGAGCCACAAATATCCTCGAGATCGGCACCCTCGGCGGATACAGCACCATCTGGCTGGCCCGCGCGCTCCCTCCAACCGGTCGCCTCATCACACTCGAGCTCGATCCCAAACACGCCGCCGTAGCCGAGAAAAACATCCAACGCGCTGGCGTCTCCTCGCTAGTAGATATAAGGGTAGGCCCCGCGGCCGAATCTCTCGCCCGACTGCACGCCGACTTACTCATCAAAAAGATCGAGCCCTTCGACCTCATCTTCCTCGACGCCGACAAGCCAAACAATCCGGTCTATCTTGCATGGGCCATCAAGCTCTCGCGCCCCGGCACCATCATCATTGGGGATAACGTCATCCGCGACGGAGAGATCATCGACGCAAACAACACGGACCCCACTGTCTCCGGCACCCGTACCTTCCTCGAGCATCTGGGCAACCATCCACTACTCGAAGCCACGGCGCTTCAGACCGTCGGCTCCAAAGGCTACGACGGATTCGCCATAGCCATCGTCAAGAAATCAGCCGCATAG
- a CDS encoding aminopeptidase P family N-terminal domain-containing protein: MPTRRRFLLTSAAAAAAPTLTLTAQSAQNAKLPPAIAALTNRRAEAIPISLAEREQRLDRARALMHQNKIDAIVITTGTSLTYFTGLRWGQSERFFAWTLPATGAPFVVCPVFEEGRVRERMETKPATLPSASTTRVYTWNEDEDPYQLLAKALKDSGLTTGKIGIEERTQFVFADGIAHASPALTTTSATPITFGCRGIKSPAELALMQLANNITLSVYKACYESAQPGMTNRHFSQLVDAA; encoded by the coding sequence ATGCCGACCCGCCGACGCTTCCTCCTCACCTCTGCCGCCGCAGCAGCCGCGCCCACCCTCACGCTCACCGCCCAATCCGCACAAAACGCAAAGCTCCCGCCAGCCATCGCAGCCCTCACCAATCGCCGCGCCGAAGCCATCCCCATCTCCCTCGCCGAACGCGAGCAGCGCCTCGATCGCGCCCGCGCCCTCATGCACCAGAACAAAATCGACGCCATCGTCATCACCACCGGCACATCCCTCACCTACTTCACCGGCCTCCGCTGGGGCCAGTCCGAGCGCTTCTTCGCTTGGACCCTCCCCGCCACCGGCGCCCCTTTCGTCGTCTGCCCCGTCTTCGAAGAAGGCCGTGTACGCGAGCGCATGGAAACCAAACCCGCAACCCTCCCCTCGGCCTCCACCACTCGCGTCTACACCTGGAACGAAGACGAAGACCCCTATCAACTCCTCGCCAAAGCCCTCAAAGACTCCGGCCTCACCACAGGCAAGATCGGCATCGAAGAGCGCACCCAGTTTGTCTTCGCCGACGGCATCGCTCACGCCAGCCCAGCCCTCACCACCACCAGCGCAACACCCATCACCTTCGGCTGCCGCGGCATCAAGTCCCCCGCCGAACTCGCTCTCATGCAACTCGCCAACAACATCACCCTCTCAGTCTACAAAGCCTGTTACGAATCCGCGCAACCCGGCATGACCAACCGCCATTTCTCGCAACTCGTCGACGCAGCCTAA
- a CDS encoding CocE/NonD family hydrolase, with protein MKSKIVLVLGLLMAVGRGALAQAPGASQEEFIKTHYAKFEYRIPMRDGAKLFVAVYTPQVGAFKDSGPYPFLMTRTPYSCGPYGEDKMPARLGPSMELLESGYIFVCGDARGRYQSEGVFQEMSPHIDDKKSAKDVDESTDMYDTVEFLLKHVENNNGKVGITGISYPGFYTSASIIDSHPAIKAASPQAPMTNLFFNDDAYHGGAFMLSANYGFYIFFKPQKTPTLPEKRESYELGVPDSYKFYLKSGPTENLDKGFDGSNFLFHDQLVHTTYDEYWKKRDLSLHMKNIHAAVMTVGGWFDAEDLSGPFKTFHAIDEFNPGAVNTLVVGPWTHGGWSRTDGDHLGDVTFNTKTALFYRTQIEFPFFEHYLKGHDGGTLPKAYVFETGSNVWKKYDAWPPKSAAAKTLYFREGGKLSFDAPTEKAGVDEYVSDPAHPVPFVNYTTDTVPQRYMDDDQRFASQRPDVLTYETEPLSEDVTIAGPVRPKLKVASSGTDADFVVKLIDVYPNDYPDPSSDVVGKRVVSAPPVLMGGYEQLVRGEPMRAKFRDSWEKPTPLTPGKMVEVNAEMPDINHTFRAGHRIMVQVQSSWFPLVDRNPQTFVDIPYAKPEQFVKATESVYRSAGAASGVEVLVMPQH; from the coding sequence ATGAAGAGCAAGATTGTTCTAGTGTTGGGTTTGTTGATGGCTGTTGGGCGTGGTGCCTTGGCGCAGGCGCCGGGGGCGAGTCAAGAAGAGTTCATCAAGACGCACTATGCGAAGTTTGAATATCGCATTCCGATGAGGGACGGTGCGAAGTTGTTTGTTGCGGTGTATACGCCGCAGGTGGGAGCGTTCAAGGATTCCGGGCCGTATCCGTTTTTGATGACACGGACGCCGTATAGCTGCGGTCCATATGGCGAGGACAAGATGCCGGCGCGGCTTGGCCCGAGCATGGAGCTGCTGGAGAGTGGCTACATCTTTGTGTGTGGAGATGCGCGCGGGCGATATCAGAGTGAGGGTGTGTTTCAGGAGATGAGCCCGCATATCGACGATAAGAAGTCGGCGAAAGATGTGGATGAGTCGACGGATATGTACGACACGGTGGAGTTTCTGCTGAAGCATGTTGAGAATAACAATGGCAAGGTAGGGATTACGGGGATTAGTTATCCGGGATTTTATACGTCGGCGAGCATTATCGATTCGCATCCGGCGATTAAGGCTGCGAGTCCGCAGGCTCCGATGACGAATCTGTTTTTCAATGACGATGCGTATCACGGCGGTGCGTTTATGCTGTCGGCGAACTACGGATTTTATATATTCTTCAAGCCACAGAAGACCCCGACGCTGCCGGAGAAGCGGGAGTCTTACGAACTTGGCGTTCCTGACAGTTACAAGTTTTATTTGAAGTCAGGACCAACGGAGAATCTGGATAAGGGGTTCGATGGGTCGAACTTTTTGTTTCATGATCAGTTGGTGCATACGACTTACGATGAGTATTGGAAGAAGCGTGATCTTTCGCTGCATATGAAGAACATTCATGCGGCGGTGATGACAGTCGGTGGGTGGTTTGATGCGGAGGATCTTTCGGGTCCGTTCAAGACGTTTCATGCGATTGATGAGTTCAATCCGGGTGCGGTGAATACGCTGGTGGTGGGGCCGTGGACGCATGGTGGATGGTCAAGGACAGACGGTGATCATCTTGGGGATGTGACCTTTAATACGAAGACTGCGCTGTTCTACCGGACACAGATCGAGTTCCCGTTCTTTGAACACTATCTGAAAGGGCATGACGGCGGCACGCTGCCGAAGGCTTATGTGTTTGAGACAGGCAGCAATGTTTGGAAGAAGTATGATGCGTGGCCACCGAAGTCGGCTGCTGCGAAGACGCTTTACTTTCGTGAAGGGGGCAAGCTGAGCTTCGATGCGCCGACGGAGAAGGCCGGAGTGGATGAGTATGTGAGTGATCCGGCGCATCCGGTGCCTTTTGTGAACTACACAACGGATACGGTGCCGCAGCGGTACATGGATGATGATCAGCGATTTGCTTCGCAACGACCGGATGTTTTGACGTATGAGACGGAGCCGCTGAGCGAAGATGTGACGATTGCGGGCCCGGTGCGACCGAAATTGAAGGTGGCTTCGAGCGGGACTGACGCGGACTTTGTCGTGAAGCTGATTGATGTTTATCCGAACGACTATCCGGATCCGTCCAGCGATGTTGTTGGGAAGCGGGTGGTGAGCGCTCCGCCGGTCTTGATGGGTGGGTATGAACAGCTGGTGCGGGGCGAGCCGATGCGGGCGAAGTTTCGTGACAGCTGGGAGAAGCCGACACCGTTGACGCCGGGAAAGATGGTTGAGGTGAATGCAGAGATGCCGGATATCAATCACACGTTCCGCGCGGGGCACCGGATCATGGTGCAGGTGCAGAGCTCTTGGTTCCCACTGGTGGACCGGAATCCGCAGACGTTTGTGGATATACCGTATGCGAAGCCGGAGCAGTTTGTGAAGGCGACGGAGAGTGTGTATCGGAGTGCCGGTGCGGCGAGTGGGGTTGAGGTACTGGTGATGCCGCAGCACTGA
- the fbp gene encoding class 1 fructose-bisphosphatase, which yields MAMITTVQQHILQQQQEMLKSTGREATGTFSWLLSGITLAAKMVEAKIRSAGLSDVLGAFGAENVQGEQQQKLDVYANQALLHCLGLRDSVAALVSEEDEQPVTFNRDAETGKYIIVFDPLDGSSNIDVNVNVGTIFSVLRRMPAELGTLDESILQPGFRQVAAGYVVYGPSTVLVYTTGNGVHGFTLDPTIGAFVLSNEAMMMPEQGSYYSVNEANAAGWPEEYRAYLDMLRTGGLQKEYSSRYIGSLVADFHRTLLKGGVFLYPPTLKQPKGKLRLLYEANPLAFIAEQAGGMATSGAGRILDIKPEGIHQRTPFCVGSKREMEALVAAVNPAATSVVAK from the coding sequence ATGGCGATGATTACGACGGTGCAGCAGCATATTTTGCAGCAGCAGCAGGAGATGTTGAAGTCGACCGGGCGTGAGGCTACCGGGACCTTTAGCTGGCTGCTGAGTGGGATTACGTTGGCCGCGAAGATGGTGGAGGCGAAGATTCGCTCTGCGGGGTTGAGCGATGTGCTGGGGGCGTTTGGCGCGGAGAATGTGCAGGGGGAGCAGCAGCAGAAGTTGGATGTGTATGCGAATCAGGCCCTGCTGCATTGCCTGGGGTTGCGCGATAGCGTTGCTGCGCTGGTGAGCGAAGAGGACGAGCAGCCAGTGACGTTCAACCGGGATGCGGAGACGGGGAAGTACATCATTGTCTTCGATCCGCTGGATGGGTCGAGCAATATCGATGTGAATGTGAATGTAGGGACTATCTTCAGCGTGTTGCGGAGGATGCCGGCAGAGTTGGGTACGCTGGACGAGTCAATTCTTCAGCCCGGTTTCAGGCAGGTGGCGGCGGGGTATGTGGTGTATGGGCCGTCGACGGTGCTGGTGTATACGACAGGCAATGGGGTGCATGGATTCACCCTTGATCCAACGATCGGCGCGTTTGTGCTGAGCAATGAAGCGATGATGATGCCGGAGCAGGGGAGCTACTATTCGGTGAACGAGGCGAACGCGGCGGGATGGCCGGAGGAGTATCGCGCGTATTTGGATATGCTGCGGACAGGTGGATTGCAGAAGGAGTACAGCTCGCGGTATATCGGGAGCCTGGTGGCGGACTTTCATCGGACGCTGTTGAAGGGTGGGGTGTTTTTGTATCCACCGACGCTGAAGCAGCCGAAGGGGAAGTTGCGGCTGTTGTATGAAGCGAATCCGCTGGCGTTCATTGCGGAGCAGGCCGGTGGGATGGCGACGAGTGGTGCGGGGAGGATTCTGGATATCAAGCCGGAAGGGATTCATCAACGGACGCCGTTTTGTGTGGGGAGCAAGCGGGAGATGGAGGCGCTGGTGGCGGCGGTGAATCCTGCGGCAACTTCCGTGGTGGCGAAGTGA
- a CDS encoding M24 family metallopeptidase produces MREGEIILIDDGCILEGYQSDISRTFVLGDATIPKLDKQRKVFDIVLKAQTEALAAARPGVQCQAIDAAARSVVTAAGYGPDYKHFTHRVGHGIGMDGHEWPYLVRGNTTPLAPGMCFSDEPGIYLPGEFGVRLEDDWHVIETGGKMFTPQSPSLEHPFANA; encoded by the coding sequence ATTCGCGAAGGCGAGATCATCCTCATTGACGACGGCTGCATCCTCGAAGGCTATCAATCCGACATCTCCCGCACCTTCGTTCTAGGCGACGCCACCATTCCCAAACTAGACAAGCAACGCAAGGTATTCGATATCGTCCTAAAAGCCCAGACCGAAGCTCTCGCAGCAGCCCGCCCCGGCGTCCAATGTCAGGCCATCGACGCTGCCGCGCGCTCTGTCGTCACCGCCGCAGGCTACGGCCCCGACTACAAACACTTCACCCACCGCGTCGGTCACGGCATCGGCATGGACGGCCACGAGTGGCCCTATCTCGTTCGCGGCAACACCACGCCCCTCGCACCCGGCATGTGCTTCTCCGACGAACCCGGCATCTATCTCCCGGGCGAGTTCGGCGTCCGTCTCGAAGACGACTGGCACGTCATCGAAACCGGCGGGAAGATGTTTACCCCGCAAAGCCCGTCCCTCGAACACCCCTTCGCCAACGCCTGA
- a CDS encoding SDR family NAD(P)-dependent oxidoreductase has product MKLEGKKALITGGNSGIGLATAKLFIQEGAQVAITGRNQKTLDKAIQYLGPKATAYRADVTDSAARKDLFARIAKDFGHLDIVFANAGIAGQTKAGSTDEATFENIIRINLTGAFFTVESALPLLKDGSSIIFNGSVIGTLGQSGYAAYAASKAGLRALSRSLAADLAPRNIRVNVVAPGATKTPIWGPADENSPLVKAIASTVPLGRFGEPEEQAKAVLFLASDDSSYVNAIELFADGGASGTPFGGPAFRQ; this is encoded by the coding sequence ATGAAACTAGAAGGCAAGAAAGCACTCATCACCGGCGGCAACAGCGGCATCGGCCTCGCCACCGCAAAGCTCTTCATCCAGGAAGGCGCGCAGGTCGCCATCACCGGACGTAACCAGAAGACCCTCGACAAAGCCATCCAATACCTGGGCCCAAAAGCCACCGCCTACCGCGCGGACGTCACAGACTCCGCCGCACGGAAAGACCTCTTCGCCAGGATCGCAAAGGACTTCGGACATCTCGACATTGTCTTCGCCAACGCCGGCATCGCCGGACAAACAAAGGCGGGCAGCACCGACGAAGCCACCTTTGAGAACATCATTCGTATTAATCTCACAGGAGCCTTCTTCACCGTAGAATCCGCGCTCCCGCTCCTCAAGGATGGCTCCTCCATCATCTTCAATGGCTCCGTCATCGGCACCCTCGGACAATCGGGCTACGCCGCGTATGCTGCCAGCAAGGCTGGCCTGCGCGCTCTCTCCCGCTCCCTTGCAGCCGACCTTGCACCACGAAACATCCGTGTCAATGTCGTTGCTCCCGGTGCAACAAAAACTCCCATCTGGGGGCCTGCCGATGAAAACAGCCCGCTTGTAAAAGCCATCGCCTCCACCGTTCCTCTCGGTCGCTTTGGTGAGCCGGAAGAACAGGCAAAGGCGGTCCTATTCCTCGCCTCCGATGACTCCTCCTACGTCAACGCAATCGAGCTCTTCGCCGATGGCGGAGCTAGCGGCACTCCCTTCGGCGGACCAGCCTTCCGCCAGTAA
- a CDS encoding alanyl-tRNA editing protein, with the protein MSEFSGVVIDIREESRVAGRQRWQMALDRTEFVAGDIGVLEAVARSGARLVVPVLGVVMDAGEVWHLVEKPLAAGTAVTGRVGVAVE; encoded by the coding sequence GTGAGTGAGTTTTCTGGTGTGGTAATTGATATTCGCGAGGAGTCGCGCGTGGCGGGGCGACAGCGTTGGCAGATGGCGTTGGATCGGACGGAGTTTGTGGCTGGGGATATAGGAGTGCTGGAGGCCGTTGCTCGGAGTGGGGCGCGGTTGGTGGTGCCGGTGCTAGGCGTGGTGATGGACGCGGGTGAGGTTTGGCATTTGGTGGAGAAGCCGCTGGCTGCAGGGACCGCAGTGACGGGGCGGGTGGGTGTGGCGGTGGAGTGA
- a CDS encoding M13 family metallopeptidase: MNSLTPRILPLLLCAFTASTLAQTAPSTPDTGISIPNMDPAVRPGDNFYLYANGGYIAHTTLPADRAGIGVFSVLSDRSFKQTASIIEDAAKSNAPAGSNERKIADLYHSYMDEAAIESHGLASLKPHLAEIAAIHTQRELAHALGLSLRADVDALNNTNYHTVNLFGLWVAPSFNDPDHYAPYLLQGGIQLPNRDYYLSDTADMKETRAKYLTHIAAMLRLAGLSEPEARAARVLALETAIAKQQISLADSEDIHKANNPWHRADFTTKAPGLDWPEYFRAAGLDKQDTFIVWQPSAFTGESALVASQPIDSWKDLLAYHLIEAYAAGASKALADERFAFFGTTLSGATEQRPRDFRGDVLVSSILGDAVGQIYAKRFFPPEAKAQAEALVANLIAVYRVRIEGVTWMNPATKKEAIAKLGTLQVGIGYPDHWRSYADYKVTPDNLFENLWAGDIFEYHYSLQRIGKPTDRKEWCMYPQTVNAVNLPLDNGLNFPAAILQPPFFDPNGPAAHNYGAIGSIIGHEISHTFDAEGATFDSTGRVRNWWTPEDLAHFDTVTAALVAQYDTYKPFPDLSVNGKQTLSENIADVAGLAAAYDAFHASLKGGGAPKIDSFTGDQQFFIAFAQNWGSVTRDAALRQGVLADPHAPAQYRALTVRNEDGWYSSFDIKPTDKLYLAPDNRIRIW; this comes from the coding sequence ATGAACAGCCTCACCCCTCGCATCCTCCCTCTTCTCCTCTGCGCCTTCACCGCATCAACTCTCGCCCAAACCGCTCCTTCAACTCCCGACACCGGCATCTCCATCCCCAACATGGACCCCGCCGTCCGCCCCGGGGATAACTTCTACCTCTACGCCAACGGCGGCTATATCGCCCACACTACACTCCCCGCCGACCGTGCTGGGATCGGCGTCTTCAGCGTCCTCTCAGATCGCAGCTTCAAGCAAACCGCCAGCATCATCGAAGACGCAGCCAAGTCCAATGCCCCCGCTGGCTCCAACGAACGCAAGATCGCCGACCTCTACCACTCCTACATGGACGAGGCCGCCATCGAATCCCACGGCCTCGCATCTCTTAAACCTCACCTCGCCGAGATCGCCGCCATCCACACCCAGCGCGAACTTGCCCACGCACTCGGCCTCTCCCTACGCGCCGACGTCGACGCCCTCAACAACACCAACTACCACACCGTTAATCTCTTCGGCCTCTGGGTCGCGCCCAGCTTCAACGACCCCGACCACTACGCCCCCTACCTCCTTCAGGGCGGTATCCAGCTCCCCAATCGCGACTACTACCTCAGCGACACCGCCGACATGAAGGAGACTCGCGCCAAGTACCTCACCCACATCGCAGCCATGCTTCGCCTCGCGGGTCTCTCTGAACCCGAAGCCCGCGCCGCCCGCGTCCTCGCCCTCGAAACCGCCATCGCCAAACAGCAGATCTCCCTCGCCGACAGCGAAGACATCCACAAAGCCAACAACCCCTGGCACCGAGCCGACTTCACCACCAAGGCCCCCGGTCTCGACTGGCCCGAGTACTTCCGTGCCGCCGGCCTCGACAAACAAGACACCTTCATTGTCTGGCAACCCTCCGCCTTCACCGGCGAATCCGCCCTCGTCGCCTCTCAGCCCATCGACTCCTGGAAAGACCTCCTCGCCTATCACCTCATCGAGGCCTACGCCGCCGGCGCATCCAAAGCCCTCGCCGACGAGCGCTTCGCCTTCTTCGGCACCACACTCTCCGGAGCCACCGAGCAGCGCCCACGCGACTTCCGCGGCGATGTCCTCGTCTCCTCCATCCTCGGCGACGCCGTAGGACAGATCTACGCCAAGCGCTTCTTCCCGCCAGAGGCAAAGGCGCAGGCAGAGGCTCTGGTCGCAAATCTCATCGCCGTCTACCGCGTACGCATCGAAGGCGTCACCTGGATGAACCCCGCGACCAAGAAAGAAGCCATCGCAAAATTGGGTACCCTTCAGGTGGGCATCGGCTACCCCGATCACTGGCGAAGCTACGCCGACTATAAGGTCACCCCCGATAACCTCTTCGAAAATCTTTGGGCCGGCGACATCTTCGAATATCACTACTCCCTCCAGCGCATTGGCAAGCCCACCGACCGTAAAGAGTGGTGCATGTATCCGCAGACCGTCAACGCCGTCAACCTCCCGCTCGATAACGGCCTCAACTTCCCTGCCGCCATCCTGCAGCCGCCCTTCTTCGATCCCAACGGCCCCGCCGCTCACAACTACGGCGCCATCGGCTCCATCATCGGCCACGAGATCAGCCACACCTTCGACGCCGAAGGCGCAACCTTCGACTCCACCGGCCGCGTTCGCAACTGGTGGACACCCGAGGACCTCGCGCACTTCGACACCGTCACCGCCGCCCTCGTTGCCCAGTACGACACCTACAAGCCGTTCCCCGACCTCTCCGTCAACGGCAAACAAACCCTCAGCGAAAACATCGCCGATGTCGCCGGCCTGGCTGCCGCCTACGACGCCTTTCACGCTTCACTCAAAGGCGGTGGAGCACCCAAAATCGACAGCTTCACCGGCGACCAGCAGTTCTTCATCGCCTTCGCTCAAAACTGGGGAAGCGTCACCCGCGACGCCGCACTCCGCCAGGGCGTTCTAGCCGACCCGCACGCGCCCGCCCAGTACCGCGCCCTCACCGTTCGCAACGAGGACGGCTGGTACTCCAGCTTCGACATCAAACCAACCGACAAGCTCTACCTCGCCCCAGACAACCGCATCCGCATCTGGTAG
- a CDS encoding M14 family metallopeptidase produces MRVGSSFGVGLMAALVLSGVAKGQTVSDASLQPRATSSASCSPGGDATWLTPAEKTCYATTPDYVGTMDYLKRVQAAAPGQVRIEPFGKTGEGRELDIVIVSRDGVFDPAAIHAAKRPIVLVQNSIHAGEMDGKDACLALLRDMVIAKTKASLLERAVFVFIPIYNADGHERRSAYNRINQDGPAEMGWRGNGTNLNLNRDYLKADAPETRAFMAMFHRLLPDFFVDDHVTDGADYQYDVTFTIDDGPNVPSATAKWVNEVATPTLEKYVDAHGHLASPTYINLVNDNDPADGLGFNDDPPRFSTGYVVLEGRPGMLVELHMLKDYKTRVTGNYEILAGLMELMNRDADKVIALNAAADKEAEGLGAHPLGNVKYPLALGWGGQTTPFLFRGYKYTRELSAVSGAMWVKYSHEPWNASLPFQTGFKVTTETTVPTAYIIPAQWTKAIDVLAAHQVEIVRTTAAWTGDVETYQCAGMTWQDPPFEGRHPTFNGEAMRNPGKYGSCVLVTEKMSFPAGSAVVRLNQRLSKVALEWLEPAAPDSALQWGFFDSIFEQKEYGEAYVLEALAREMMAKDPKLKAEFEKKVASDPTFAGNYYARLEFFYERTQWFAANRVGQYPVGRLLSLDGVPLAR; encoded by the coding sequence ATGAGAGTTGGTTCGAGTTTTGGTGTGGGTTTGATGGCGGCTTTGGTTTTGAGTGGGGTTGCGAAGGGTCAGACGGTGAGTGATGCGAGTCTTCAACCGCGTGCTACGAGTAGTGCGAGCTGCTCTCCTGGTGGAGATGCGACGTGGCTGACGCCGGCGGAGAAGACCTGCTATGCGACGACTCCTGATTATGTGGGGACGATGGATTATTTGAAGCGAGTGCAGGCGGCGGCGCCGGGGCAGGTGCGGATTGAGCCGTTTGGTAAGACGGGTGAGGGGCGGGAGTTGGATATTGTGATCGTTTCGCGGGATGGGGTGTTCGATCCGGCGGCGATACATGCGGCGAAGAGGCCGATTGTGCTGGTGCAGAACTCGATTCACGCAGGGGAGATGGATGGGAAGGACGCGTGTCTCGCTCTGCTGCGAGATATGGTGATTGCGAAGACGAAGGCGAGTCTGCTGGAGCGGGCGGTGTTTGTTTTTATCCCTATCTATAACGCGGATGGGCATGAACGCAGGAGCGCGTACAACCGGATCAATCAGGATGGGCCGGCGGAGATGGGGTGGCGAGGGAATGGCACAAATCTAAATTTGAACCGCGACTATCTGAAGGCAGATGCGCCGGAGACGCGGGCGTTTATGGCAATGTTCCATCGGCTGCTGCCGGATTTTTTTGTGGATGACCATGTGACCGATGGCGCGGACTATCAGTATGACGTGACGTTCACGATCGATGATGGGCCGAATGTGCCAAGTGCGACGGCGAAGTGGGTGAACGAGGTGGCGACGCCAACGCTTGAGAAGTATGTGGATGCACATGGGCATCTGGCTTCGCCGACGTATATCAATCTGGTGAACGATAATGACCCGGCGGATGGGTTGGGGTTCAATGATGACCCGCCGCGGTTTTCGACGGGGTATGTTGTTCTCGAAGGCCGGCCGGGAATGCTGGTTGAGTTGCACATGTTGAAGGACTATAAGACGCGTGTGACGGGGAACTATGAGATTCTCGCGGGGCTGATGGAGTTGATGAATCGGGATGCGGATAAGGTCATTGCGTTGAATGCCGCGGCGGATAAAGAGGCTGAAGGGTTGGGTGCGCATCCACTGGGCAATGTGAAGTATCCGCTGGCACTGGGTTGGGGTGGGCAGACGACGCCGTTTCTATTTCGCGGCTACAAATACACGCGGGAGTTGAGTGCGGTGTCGGGTGCGATGTGGGTGAAGTATTCACATGAGCCTTGGAATGCGTCGTTGCCATTTCAGACTGGGTTCAAGGTGACGACTGAAACGACTGTGCCGACGGCTTACATTATTCCGGCGCAGTGGACGAAGGCGATTGATGTGCTGGCTGCGCACCAGGTGGAGATCGTACGCACGACTGCTGCGTGGACGGGCGATGTTGAGACGTATCAGTGCGCGGGGATGACGTGGCAGGATCCTCCGTTTGAAGGCCGACATCCGACGTTCAATGGTGAGGCGATGCGGAATCCTGGTAAGTATGGAAGCTGTGTGCTGGTGACGGAGAAGATGAGTTTTCCGGCGGGGTCGGCGGTGGTGAGGTTGAATCAGCGACTGTCGAAGGTAGCGCTGGAGTGGCTGGAGCCGGCGGCGCCTGATTCGGCGTTGCAGTGGGGATTCTTCGATTCGATCTTTGAGCAGAAGGAGTATGGTGAGGCGTATGTTTTGGAGGCGCTGGCTCGGGAGATGATGGCGAAGGATCCGAAGTTGAAGGCGGAGTTTGAGAAGAAGGTGGCGAGCGATCCGACGTTTGCAGGGAACTACTATGCGCGGTTGGAGTTTTTCTACGAACGCACGCAGTGGTTTGCGGCGAATCGTGTGGGGCAGTATCCAGTGGGGCGGTTGTTGAGCCTGGATGGTGTTCCGCTGGCGCGGTGA
- a CDS encoding TetR/AcrR family transcriptional regulator has translation MRYPAAETAKKHERILDEAARLFREKGFSGVSVGEIMKATGLTHGPFYNHFESKEELMAESVLHGFKATMEGLDSLPDTAKGWSDYVKSYLSVEHRDASGRGCTMAGLASEVRHEPQVRGVFTDRLKAVVEKMATRCLRGSKKAARGDAIRTLSSMVGAMILARAVEDEAFSEEILSEVRKGLV, from the coding sequence ATGAGATATCCGGCAGCGGAGACGGCGAAGAAACACGAACGGATTCTGGATGAGGCGGCTCGCCTATTTCGCGAGAAGGGGTTTTCAGGGGTAAGCGTTGGCGAGATTATGAAGGCAACGGGTTTGACGCACGGGCCTTTCTACAATCACTTCGAGTCGAAGGAAGAGTTAATGGCCGAGAGCGTGTTGCACGGCTTCAAGGCGACGATGGAGGGCTTGGACTCGCTCCCGGATACTGCCAAGGGGTGGTCGGACTATGTGAAGAGTTATCTCAGTGTGGAGCATCGGGACGCCAGCGGGAGAGGCTGCACGATGGCTGGGCTGGCATCGGAGGTGCGGCATGAGCCGCAGGTGCGCGGAGTCTTTACGGATCGGTTGAAGGCTGTGGTGGAGAAGATGGCGACGCGCTGTCTGCGGGGTTCGAAGAAGGCTGCGCGGGGAGATGCGATTCGGACGTTGTCGTCCATGGTGGGCGCGATGATTCTGGCACGGGCGGTGGAGGATGAGGCGTTTTCTGAGGAGATTTTAAGTGAGGTGCGTAAGGGGCTGGTGTGA